The Candidatus Koribacter versatilis Ellin345 genome has a segment encoding these proteins:
- a CDS encoding beta strand repeat-containing protein produces the protein MRRHHAVVFILLLTLVSSLAAVTSGTPATITSPTPGTKLSSTSATFQWTTGTNVTSYSLYVGTTRGAHDIYFINTGTGLSASVNNLPANGGTFYVVLNSLIGAAWQQVSYTYIAMGSGTAASITGPILGAKLTTGTQLFQWSGGAGISQYSLYIGNTRGAHDIAFINAGTSSSYDVTGLPTDGRTFYVTLYSLNGSTWLAKSYSYVASGNGVAAAMTSPATGAKLASGTQLFQWSGGVGISQYSLYIGTVRGGHDIAFVNAGIASSYNVTGLPTNGETFYVTLYSLNGNTWLAKSYTYYSSGAGTAAYITSPSPGSQFSGTSATFSWMGGAGISQYSLYVGTTAGAHDIAFVNAGLSTSANVTGLPNGGQTIYVTLSSLNGNTWLSNKYTYQASGITLQFNTSTKDIASGLINYAYATYFDVSGGSHPYTFAIASGSAPTGVVFSGTAPGMLAGTPTASGNFTFTVKVTDSNNNSITSPSFTIPISAGPNGAHNSYVNGRYICTYEGYVDSDTSRIATLMSLAIDGAGHVTSGVYDSNGRSTGLLNGSVSGSYNLGGDNNGTITLSIGSKTLKFGMMGNNVGGSSVSQFDIAQIDDVGSAAPGQHGGGVCSKATTSAFSNTTMDGKSFAFTQHGENGNGIPRALAGRFTLTASGSNLTITGGQADQADGSSTLRAILFGGSYTEPGSTGRFTITVNQTSPTTDTSYAVGYVIDANHMAFLNADSGKAQVGEMYKQQQASYSAANLNSSFVMRDLEWALDGSGGLQWNRAQIMQGTGAGGSGSTASITINQSFTNDADSTGSEYKVGDSNGTATFTVSSNGRMAMNDANQVTVAYLYDNNSAFGVSGGQNVGSGLYGVAFNYIEPQMATTPGSGSYLSTVVPRIEPEGNINVDLVTLGSGTIAGIGDGGAAGGMDYASPFSGTFTTSSYGAFYISSGGEQVTSCFVVSSTRVVCIDDTTRNPSVSVSVK, from the coding sequence ATGAGACGACATCATGCAGTTGTTTTCATACTTCTCTTAACCCTGGTCAGTTCGTTAGCAGCAGTCACATCGGGTACACCGGCCACCATCACCAGCCCAACTCCGGGCACAAAACTTTCGAGTACGAGTGCCACGTTCCAGTGGACGACCGGCACGAATGTCACGAGCTACTCGTTGTATGTCGGTACGACGCGCGGCGCCCACGACATTTACTTCATCAACACAGGTACGGGTTTGAGTGCTTCGGTCAACAATCTTCCAGCAAATGGCGGGACGTTCTACGTCGTGTTGAACTCGCTGATCGGCGCGGCGTGGCAACAGGTTTCGTACACATACATTGCGATGGGCAGTGGCACGGCGGCTTCAATTACGGGGCCGATTTTGGGAGCGAAGCTGACGACCGGTACGCAGTTGTTCCAGTGGAGCGGCGGCGCAGGGATCTCACAGTACTCGCTGTATATCGGGAACACGCGTGGGGCGCACGATATTGCGTTCATTAATGCAGGGACGTCAAGCTCGTACGACGTGACTGGACTTCCGACGGATGGGCGGACGTTCTATGTGACGCTGTACAGCCTGAACGGAAGCACGTGGCTCGCGAAGAGCTACAGCTACGTCGCCTCGGGAAATGGTGTGGCGGCTGCGATGACGAGCCCCGCGACGGGTGCGAAGTTGGCGAGCGGCACGCAGTTGTTCCAGTGGAGCGGCGGCGTAGGCATTTCGCAATACTCGCTGTACATCGGTACAGTGCGCGGCGGCCACGACATTGCGTTCGTCAACGCGGGGATAGCCAGTTCGTACAACGTGACAGGCCTACCGACGAATGGCGAGACGTTTTACGTCACGCTATACAGCTTGAACGGGAACACGTGGTTGGCGAAGAGCTATACGTACTACTCGAGTGGCGCTGGAACGGCTGCGTATATCACCTCGCCCTCGCCGGGATCGCAGTTCAGCGGGACGAGCGCGACCTTCTCATGGATGGGAGGAGCGGGAATCTCGCAATACAGTTTGTATGTGGGAACGACAGCTGGCGCGCACGATATCGCGTTCGTGAATGCAGGATTGAGCACGTCGGCTAACGTGACTGGACTGCCGAACGGCGGCCAGACGATCTACGTGACGCTGAGCTCGCTGAATGGGAACACGTGGCTCAGCAACAAGTACACCTATCAAGCCAGTGGCATAACGCTGCAGTTCAACACGAGTACGAAAGACATTGCCAGCGGACTCATCAACTACGCGTACGCGACGTACTTCGATGTGAGCGGCGGCAGTCATCCGTACACGTTTGCGATTGCATCAGGCAGTGCGCCGACAGGCGTGGTGTTCTCGGGGACAGCTCCAGGGATGCTGGCGGGAACTCCCACTGCCTCCGGAAACTTCACATTCACAGTGAAGGTAACGGATAGCAATAACAACTCGATTACCAGCCCGAGCTTCACGATTCCAATCAGCGCTGGACCGAACGGCGCGCATAACTCCTACGTAAATGGACGCTACATCTGCACGTATGAGGGATACGTGGATAGTGACACCTCGCGGATCGCAACACTGATGAGCCTCGCGATTGACGGCGCGGGGCATGTTACGAGCGGCGTTTATGACTCGAATGGTCGGAGCACAGGGCTGCTCAATGGAAGCGTGAGCGGGAGCTATAACCTTGGCGGCGACAACAACGGGACGATCACGCTTTCGATCGGAAGCAAGACGCTGAAGTTCGGGATGATGGGGAACAATGTCGGTGGCAGCAGCGTGAGCCAATTCGACATCGCACAAATTGACGATGTTGGATCTGCAGCTCCCGGCCAGCATGGCGGCGGAGTGTGCAGCAAAGCGACGACTTCGGCATTCTCTAACACCACGATGGATGGAAAGAGCTTCGCGTTCACACAGCACGGGGAAAACGGAAATGGGATCCCGCGCGCTCTCGCCGGAAGGTTTACGCTGACCGCAAGCGGTTCGAACCTGACGATCACCGGAGGGCAGGCCGACCAAGCGGATGGATCGTCTACTTTGAGGGCGATTCTGTTTGGAGGCAGCTACACCGAACCCGGTTCCACGGGCCGGTTCACAATCACTGTCAATCAGACTTCTCCGACGACGGACACCAGCTACGCAGTTGGCTATGTGATCGATGCAAATCACATGGCATTTTTGAATGCTGACAGCGGGAAGGCGCAAGTTGGGGAGATGTACAAACAGCAGCAGGCGTCGTATTCGGCGGCGAACCTGAATTCGAGTTTCGTGATGCGCGACCTGGAATGGGCACTCGACGGGAGCGGCGGGCTGCAATGGAACAGGGCGCAGATCATGCAAGGAACAGGTGCCGGCGGTTCAGGCAGCACCGCCAGCATTACCATCAACCAGAGCTTCACCAACGACGCAGATTCGACGGGGAGCGAGTACAAGGTCGGAGACTCGAACGGAACCGCGACATTCACGGTTAGCTCGAATGGCAGAATGGCGATGAATGACGCGAATCAGGTGACCGTCGCGTACTTGTACGACAACAATTCTGCATTCGGAGTTAGTGGGGGACAGAATGTCGGGTCGGGGCTGTATGGAGTCGCGTTCAATTACATTGAACCGCAAATGGCGACAACACCGGGGTCGGGATCGTATCTCAGCACAGTCGTGCCCCGGATTGAGCCTGAAGGGAACATCAACGTCGACCTGGTGACGCTGGGCAGCGGCACGATTGCGGGTATCGGTGATGGCGGAGCCGCGGGGGGCATGGATTACGCGAGCCCGTTCAGCGGGACCTTCACGACGAGCTCGTATGGTGCGTTCTACATATCTTCGGGTGGCGAGCAAGTCACTAGCTGTTTTGTGGTGAGTTCGACGCGCGTGGTTTGCATTGACGATACGACCAGGAACCCATCGGTATCAGTGAGCGTGAAGTAG
- a CDS encoding SGNH/GDSL hydrolase family protein gives MISRLLALILALTSFTVAAPPVKFQISPVSSSEKTGLHVLPMHIGGRVLQRGAESAPSYERQWPGTYFDTAFIGPDVYFKLGSGDAILKITLDQSSQSLTKPAPGLYVIRGLTNKHHDLRLEVITESQAGPTSFDGFFAPRSAKPDTPHSYPLQIEFIGDSHTVGYGNTSPKRECTEDEVWATTDTSQGIAPLVARPFHADYQVNAISGRGIVRNYNGFPGDTLPAAYPFTLLDHTSRYDNPDWRPQVIVVSLGTNDFSTPLHAGEKWKTRDELHADYEQTYAEFLHQLRARNPKAYFILWATEMSDGEILAEVQKVADRVRSAGEKQISVVPVKELEVTGCNYHPSLTDDRKIADAIVAAIKAKN, from the coding sequence TTGATCTCCCGACTTCTTGCCCTCATCCTCGCGCTTACTTCCTTCACTGTCGCAGCGCCACCGGTGAAGTTCCAAATCTCTCCCGTATCCTCCAGCGAGAAGACTGGTCTCCACGTTCTCCCCATGCACATCGGCGGACGCGTCCTCCAGCGCGGCGCCGAATCTGCTCCGTCGTACGAACGTCAATGGCCCGGCACTTACTTCGATACCGCCTTCATCGGCCCGGACGTCTATTTCAAACTCGGCTCCGGCGACGCCATCCTCAAGATCACCCTTGACCAATCTTCCCAGTCACTCACCAAGCCCGCACCCGGCCTCTATGTCATTCGCGGACTCACCAACAAGCATCACGATCTCCGCCTTGAAGTCATCACCGAAAGCCAGGCCGGCCCAACTTCGTTCGACGGATTCTTCGCGCCGCGCTCTGCCAAGCCGGACACACCGCACTCCTATCCACTCCAGATCGAGTTCATCGGCGACTCGCACACCGTCGGCTACGGCAACACCTCACCCAAACGTGAATGTACGGAAGACGAAGTCTGGGCTACCACTGACACTTCGCAAGGCATCGCGCCTCTGGTCGCACGTCCCTTCCATGCCGACTACCAGGTCAACGCAATTTCCGGCCGCGGTATCGTTCGCAACTACAACGGCTTTCCCGGAGATACCCTCCCCGCCGCCTATCCCTTCACCCTTCTCGACCATACCTCGCGCTACGATAATCCCGACTGGCGTCCGCAGGTCATCGTGGTCTCCCTCGGCACCAACGATTTCAGCACCCCACTCCACGCCGGCGAAAAATGGAAGACCCGCGACGAACTTCACGCCGACTACGAGCAGACCTACGCCGAATTTCTCCACCAACTCCGCGCCAGGAATCCCAAGGCCTACTTCATCCTCTGGGCAACCGAGATGTCTGACGGTGAAATCCTCGCCGAAGTCCAAAAGGTCGCCGACCGCGTTCGTTCCGCGGGAGAGAAACAGATTTCAGTTGTGCCAGTGAAGGAATTAGAAGTGACGGGCTGCAACTACCATCCGTCTTTGACGGACGACCGCAAGATCGCTGACGCCATAGTGGCCGCGATAAAAGCAAAAAACTAG